The following are from one region of the Pseudodesulfovibrio piezophilus C1TLV30 genome:
- a CDS encoding N-acetylmuramoyl-L-alanine amidase, giving the protein MKPLYLLRHHTAPVLLLLALAALSLCATDALALSAKSYFLDGHSDFHSLLKTRTKKKYRSNWEKVERKFSRCLKADPNGSYAPKSLYYIGRVYEELGKQSGLKSDFRRAVDYFGRVEARYPRHGWADDCLYRRADIYARRLGEKGNARLDLAKIIVDFPRSDMHGKAKEYLRKLGGYEKAIAKVSGKKTKISSASASRSTRKKSSHSSGGKSITPVKDPSGLAHLDTVRFKSSDEYTRVVLELDGRVKYRYQVLAPNPAVGRPHRLYVDIQGSRLGHDVTASTEVSDGILRSIRTGQYNADTTRVVLDFLSMQEYKIFPLDNPYRIVIDVYSPEEGTVTARKAQSSTSHKVTTQNSKYRPPKGSKSQAGDLLEQLGLTVKTIMIDAGHGGKDPGAVANGLREKDLNLRFAKLLGSKLKEKGFTIHYTRTTDVFIPLEQRTAIANVKKADLFVSIHCNASRTSKAHGLETYSLNLAKSKDAVRIAARENAVDPRSISDLQFILTDLMVNSKIKESRDLASDVQSNTISRVRRKWQLKNMGTREAPFYVLMGAKMPSVLVELGYITNPTEAKRLNSKAYQEYLARGIVDGILAYKSKIERYATR; this is encoded by the coding sequence ATGAAACCGCTTTATTTATTACGACACCATACTGCCCCCGTTTTGTTGCTTCTGGCGCTCGCGGCTCTTTCCCTGTGCGCGACAGATGCCTTGGCCTTGTCTGCGAAATCCTATTTTCTCGACGGCCATTCCGATTTTCATTCGCTCCTCAAAACCCGTACCAAAAAAAAATACCGCTCCAATTGGGAGAAGGTTGAAAGAAAATTTTCCCGATGCCTCAAGGCTGATCCCAATGGTTCCTATGCGCCCAAATCTCTCTATTACATAGGGCGGGTCTATGAGGAACTGGGAAAACAGAGCGGACTCAAGTCTGATTTTCGCCGGGCCGTGGATTACTTCGGCCGTGTGGAGGCTCGCTACCCCCGTCATGGTTGGGCAGATGATTGCCTGTACCGCCGAGCCGATATTTATGCCCGCCGTCTCGGGGAGAAGGGCAACGCCCGACTTGATCTTGCCAAGATCATTGTGGATTTCCCCCGTTCCGATATGCATGGAAAGGCCAAGGAATATCTCAGAAAGCTTGGCGGGTATGAGAAAGCCATTGCCAAGGTCAGTGGGAAAAAAACCAAAATCTCCTCGGCCAGTGCTTCCAGATCGACCAGAAAGAAAAGCAGTCACTCCAGTGGCGGGAAAAGCATTACTCCGGTGAAAGATCCGAGTGGTCTGGCTCATCTGGACACTGTTCGTTTCAAGTCCAGTGACGAGTACACCCGTGTGGTGCTCGAACTCGATGGCCGGGTCAAATATCGCTATCAAGTCCTTGCTCCCAACCCTGCTGTCGGCCGTCCTCACCGTCTGTATGTCGATATACAAGGGTCACGCCTGGGGCATGATGTCACCGCCTCCACGGAAGTTTCGGATGGTATTTTGCGGTCCATTCGTACCGGGCAGTACAATGCCGACACCACTCGTGTTGTCCTCGATTTCCTGTCCATGCAGGAATACAAGATTTTTCCACTGGATAATCCCTACCGCATCGTCATCGACGTCTATTCACCGGAAGAGGGAACCGTTACGGCGAGGAAGGCCCAATCCTCGACTTCACATAAGGTGACCACGCAAAACAGCAAATACCGCCCGCCGAAGGGCAGTAAAAGCCAGGCCGGAGATTTGCTGGAACAGCTGGGCCTGACGGTTAAGACCATCATGATCGACGCAGGTCACGGCGGCAAGGACCCTGGCGCTGTGGCCAATGGTTTGCGTGAGAAGGATCTCAATCTCCGCTTCGCAAAGCTCCTCGGTTCCAAGCTCAAGGAAAAAGGGTTCACAATTCATTATACCCGGACAACGGATGTCTTCATCCCCCTTGAACAACGCACAGCCATCGCCAACGTCAAGAAAGCGGACCTGTTCGTCTCCATCCATTGTAATGCCAGCCGAACCAGCAAAGCGCATGGGCTTGAAACGTATAGCCTCAACCTTGCCAAGAGCAAGGATGCCGTGCGTATCGCAGCCCGAGAGAATGCCGTTGACCCGCGCTCCATTTCCGACCTTCAGTTTATCCTGACCGACCTGATGGTCAATTCCAAGATCAAGGAAAGTCGCGACCTTGCCTCGGATGTGCAGAGCAACACGATTTCCCGTGTTCGTCGTAAATGGCAACTCAAGAACATGGGAACCCGAGAAGCACCTTTTTATGTCCTTATGGGCGCGAAGATGCCTTCCGTGTTGGTGGAACTGGGCTATATCACCAACCCTACCGAGGCCAAACGGCTCAACAGCAAGGCGTACCAGGAGTACCTCGCTCGTGGTATCGTGGATGGCATCCTTGCCTACAAGTCTAAAATCGAACGGTACGCCACGCGCTAA
- a CDS encoding metallophosphoesterase family protein translates to MSNTHQMNFSEPVAVLADIHGNAYALEAVFAHAQAQGIDQFVNLGDSFYGPLDPGSTWQMLEHRDIPTILGNQDRLLLESGVEWQNVPAFRASVSALGKKGMSWLRTLPATRLLDGDVLLCHGTPGNDCLYLLEEVSSGHPVMRECRDILKDILPLAGDCSLVLAGHSHFPGSLICGGRTLLNPGSVGLPAYQDAIPPHAMESGSPHARYAVVLQVDFGWDISFHAVEYDWLAASELARQNGRDDWARWLLTGVA, encoded by the coding sequence TTGTCCAATACTCACCAGATGAATTTTTCTGAACCAGTGGCTGTTCTTGCCGACATACATGGCAATGCCTACGCCCTCGAAGCCGTTTTTGCCCATGCCCAGGCACAGGGGATCGATCAATTCGTGAATCTGGGAGATTCTTTTTACGGTCCACTGGACCCCGGGAGCACATGGCAGATGCTTGAGCATAGGGACATACCAACCATTCTTGGGAATCAGGATCGTCTCTTGTTGGAGAGTGGTGTTGAATGGCAGAATGTCCCAGCATTTCGCGCCTCGGTCTCTGCTCTGGGGAAAAAGGGAATGAGCTGGTTACGGACGCTTCCGGCTACTCGTCTTCTGGATGGGGATGTCCTGCTCTGCCATGGTACGCCTGGAAACGACTGTCTCTATCTGCTCGAAGAAGTGTCTTCAGGGCATCCTGTCATGCGGGAATGCCGTGATATTTTGAAAGACATCCTGCCTCTCGCCGGGGACTGTTCTCTGGTTCTCGCCGGGCACAGCCACTTTCCCGGCAGTCTCATTTGTGGTGGGCGGACTCTGCTCAATCCCGGAAGCGTCGGTTTACCGGCCTATCAGGATGCAATACCGCCTCATGCCATGGAGTCCGGCTCCCCCCATGCCCGGTATGCCGTAGTCCTGCAGGTCGATTTTGGGTGGGACATCTCGTTTCATGCTGTTGAATATGATTGGCTGGCGGCCTCTGAACTGGCTCGTCAAAATGGACGCGACGATTGGGCCAGATGGCTTTTGACCGGAGTGGCCTGA
- a CDS encoding ABC transporter ATP-binding protein yields the protein MPLKARNSTGRGERAGFTLGPQLFTEGMAPSEDSNPPPFKGDILARNQKLHYMGNRYLLKRSISYFSSYKLRVVIATVAMLLYAPIAPALGWLTKYVTDEVLIARDIETLKLCIFGLLFLIITKGILQFFQVYVMNSTGILVLKDMRRDLFDKIIRLPMPFFAESEIGMLMSRVVSDVVAVRQCLPSVIMFVRQVFTLLGLIGTVIYLDAYLAFWSLVVMPIAMYPIIFFGKKVRKYGRKMQSELSGVNVVLEESFSGIKVIKAFANECRESFRFNVENKKLCNAIIRQIFYSESSSRVMDFVSAGAGAAVLWIGGSRVIAGIITPGDLTAFLVCLVQLYEPVKKINMSNNQIQQGLAGAERVFDIFDSPEILMEESGNIEFNGTLAELKFDNIHFSYPNAQKAALDGVSLSIEAGQRVAVVGPSGSGKTTLVNLLPRFYSPQQGDITLNGVPLQDYTLPSLRLGLGLVSQDTFLFNDTIKANIAYAREEYDQAEVEKAAKAAFAHDFIMEMPEGYDTIVGEGGVKISGGQKQRLTIARAIMKNPPLLILDEATSALDTESERVVQEALENLMQGRTSIVIAHRLSTILTADVIVVMEHGRIIATGTHTELLAACPLYDRLYKMQFDDITE from the coding sequence ATGCCCCTCAAGGCAAGAAATTCAACAGGACGCGGAGAGAGGGCAGGCTTTACTCTCGGCCCACAACTCTTTACAGAAGGCATGGCACCAAGCGAAGATTCGAATCCGCCGCCATTCAAAGGAGATATTTTGGCCCGCAATCAGAAACTGCATTACATGGGAAATCGGTACCTGCTTAAGCGCAGTATCAGCTATTTTTCTTCTTACAAGCTTCGGGTGGTGATCGCCACCGTCGCCATGCTTCTCTATGCTCCTATTGCCCCTGCCTTGGGTTGGTTGACAAAATACGTCACCGATGAAGTGCTCATTGCCCGCGACATAGAGACCCTCAAGCTGTGTATTTTCGGCCTGCTTTTTCTGATAATCACGAAAGGCATTCTCCAGTTTTTTCAAGTCTACGTCATGAACTCAACAGGTATCCTGGTGCTCAAGGACATGCGCCGGGATCTCTTTGACAAGATCATCCGCCTCCCCATGCCCTTTTTTGCCGAAAGTGAAATAGGCATGCTCATGAGCCGTGTCGTCAGTGATGTGGTCGCCGTTCGCCAATGCCTGCCAAGCGTGATCATGTTCGTGCGCCAGGTCTTTACTCTTCTTGGGCTTATCGGGACAGTCATCTATCTGGATGCCTACCTTGCTTTCTGGAGCCTTGTGGTCATGCCCATCGCCATGTACCCGATCATTTTCTTCGGCAAGAAGGTCAGGAAATACGGCCGAAAAATGCAGTCGGAATTATCCGGGGTCAACGTGGTCCTGGAAGAATCGTTCTCCGGTATCAAGGTCATCAAGGCCTTTGCCAACGAGTGCCGCGAAAGTTTCCGATTCAATGTGGAAAACAAAAAACTCTGCAATGCCATCATCCGGCAGATATTCTACAGCGAAAGCTCCTCGCGCGTCATGGATTTCGTCTCTGCCGGAGCCGGGGCCGCCGTACTCTGGATCGGCGGTTCCCGTGTCATAGCGGGGATTATCACTCCCGGAGACCTGACCGCATTTCTGGTCTGCCTGGTCCAACTGTATGAACCTGTCAAAAAAATAAACATGTCAAACAACCAGATCCAACAGGGTCTGGCCGGAGCCGAACGCGTCTTCGACATCTTCGACTCCCCGGAGATTCTCATGGAAGAATCCGGGAATATCGAATTCAACGGCACGCTTGCAGAACTCAAATTCGACAACATCCACTTTTCCTACCCCAACGCCCAGAAAGCCGCGCTCGACGGAGTTTCCCTCTCCATCGAAGCAGGGCAGCGTGTAGCCGTTGTCGGCCCGAGCGGGTCAGGCAAGACGACCCTGGTCAATCTCCTGCCCCGTTTCTATTCCCCGCAGCAGGGGGACATTACCCTCAATGGGGTGCCTTTGCAGGATTATACTCTGCCAAGCCTGCGCCTTGGCCTCGGCCTGGTATCCCAGGACACGTTCCTGTTTAATGACACCATCAAGGCCAACATCGCCTATGCTCGCGAAGAGTATGACCAGGCTGAAGTCGAAAAAGCGGCCAAAGCGGCCTTTGCCCATGATTTCATCATGGAAATGCCTGAAGGGTACGACACCATCGTCGGAGAGGGCGGAGTCAAAATTTCCGGCGGACAGAAGCAGCGCCTGACCATTGCCCGCGCCATCATGAAAAATCCGCCCCTGCTTATTCTCGACGAAGCCACAAGCGCTCTGGACACCGAATCGGAACGAGTGGTCCAGGAAGCATTGGAAAACCTCATGCAGGGCCGGACATCCATTGTCATTGCGCACCGACTGTCCACTATCCTGACGGCCGATGTCATCGTCGTCATGGAACACGGACGCATCATTGCCACGGGAACCCATACCGAGCTACTCGCTGCATGTCCGCTCTATGACCGTCTCTACAAGATGCAATTTGACGATATTACGGAATAA
- a CDS encoding chemotaxis protein CheD codes for MQPLVVNISDMKFSTNPEDIIITYSLGSCLGVTAYDPKARIGGMVHCLLPTSNTAREKARDNPFMFVNTGVVMMVQQLISAGAAKNRLIFKAAGGANMRNDNLFNTGARNFAALEKLFQRNEVRLTANNVGGTIPRTLLLHLDTGRVIVRSFGEDVEI; via the coding sequence ATGCAGCCCCTTGTCGTCAACATATCAGACATGAAGTTCTCGACCAATCCCGAGGACATCATTATCACCTATTCCCTGGGGTCTTGCCTCGGTGTCACCGCCTATGACCCCAAGGCCAGAATCGGAGGCATGGTACACTGTCTGCTTCCCACATCCAATACGGCCAGGGAAAAAGCCCGAGACAATCCATTCATGTTCGTCAACACAGGCGTGGTGATGATGGTCCAGCAGCTTATCAGCGCCGGAGCAGCAAAGAACCGGTTGATCTTCAAGGCCGCTGGCGGGGCGAACATGCGCAACGACAACCTGTTCAACACCGGCGCGCGAAACTTCGCCGCCCTTGAAAAACTTTTCCAGCGCAATGAAGTCAGACTGACAGCCAACAATGTCGGCGGGACAATTCCAAGAACATTGCTCCTGCACCTTGACACCGGCCGAGTGATCGTCCGTTCATTTGGGGAGGATGTGGAGATATGA
- a CDS encoding HDOD domain-containing protein: MTRRDEILERISEVVAIPSCAQKAAALLGDPDADFDELARIIEYDPGLTANLLKVVNASFFSGGTSAMRTSQEAIKRLGTTQVLQFVISTGVAPSFVRKIEGYDLSPTMHLQHSVTVALSAQELGTVLGLNPPDYTFTAGLLSGIGKTLLGAYVQVNAHPILDLAMEHGLSFDQAEDKILGINHAELGGLVLESWGLPKEITDVVRHHLRPDEFGQESLVLDLVHIGNVLAKMIGVGLGVDGLNYAPSHIVAERLKLTPEILDIVSANVVSSLDSLWDLFLECAEEACPI, from the coding sequence ATGACAAGACGCGATGAAATACTTGAACGCATTTCCGAGGTCGTGGCCATTCCGTCCTGTGCCCAGAAAGCCGCTGCCCTGCTCGGTGATCCCGATGCCGACTTCGATGAATTGGCTCGGATTATCGAATACGATCCCGGCCTGACCGCCAATCTGCTCAAGGTGGTCAACGCTTCATTCTTCAGCGGCGGCACCAGTGCCATGCGGACCAGCCAGGAAGCCATCAAGCGACTCGGAACGACCCAGGTGCTTCAATTTGTTATCTCCACAGGAGTCGCTCCGTCCTTTGTCAGGAAGATAGAAGGCTATGACCTCTCTCCCACCATGCATCTGCAACATTCCGTTACCGTGGCTCTCTCTGCTCAGGAACTGGGCACAGTTCTCGGTCTCAATCCACCGGATTATACCTTCACTGCCGGGTTGCTTTCAGGTATCGGGAAGACATTGCTGGGAGCCTATGTTCAGGTCAATGCCCACCCCATTCTGGATCTCGCCATGGAGCACGGCCTGAGTTTTGATCAGGCCGAAGACAAGATTCTCGGTATCAATCATGCGGAGCTTGGCGGCCTTGTTCTCGAATCCTGGGGGCTTCCCAAAGAAATCACCGATGTTGTGCGTCACCATCTCCGCCCTGATGAATTCGGGCAGGAAAGCCTGGTGCTTGACCTGGTTCACATCGGCAATGTTCTGGCAAAAATGATCGGTGTCGGCCTTGGCGTGGATGGACTGAATTACGCGCCTTCCCATATCGTGGCGGAAAGACTCAAGCTCACCCCTGAAATCCTGGATATTGTCTCGGCCAATGTCGTCAGCAGTCTTGACAGCCTCTGGGACCTTTTTCTCGAATGCGCCGAGGAAGCCTGCCCCATCTAA
- a CDS encoding peptidylprolyl isomerase encodes MKSFKFVLSFTLLLAAFLFGPGMSLSKAVAAGPNPVVIMDTTAGRVIVMLYPSEAPITVENFLRYVDAGFYEGTIFHRVIKEDIEEVKGKAAKANVINIVQGGGFTFPPLRLKYPLWAPIENEDMLGLQNDKGTIAMARANDPDSATCQFFFNMEDNPALNPSTMNKKYIERRNNTKTRRGYCAFGKVIRGWDTLVKIQSAKTTQMGRYTDVPVNPVYIKKIYRAK; translated from the coding sequence ATGAAATCGTTCAAATTCGTTCTTTCTTTCACACTGCTGCTGGCGGCGTTTCTTTTCGGACCGGGCATGTCCCTGTCAAAAGCCGTTGCCGCCGGACCGAATCCTGTCGTTATCATGGATACCACGGCGGGCAGGGTCATTGTCATGCTTTATCCCAGCGAAGCGCCGATAACAGTAGAGAATTTCCTGCGCTATGTGGACGCCGGTTTCTATGAGGGGACCATTTTCCACAGGGTCATCAAGGAGGATATTGAGGAGGTCAAGGGAAAGGCTGCCAAAGCCAATGTGATCAATATTGTCCAGGGCGGCGGATTTACCTTTCCTCCTTTGCGTTTAAAGTATCCACTTTGGGCACCTATTGAAAATGAGGACATGTTGGGTTTGCAAAATGACAAGGGAACCATTGCCATGGCCCGTGCCAATGACCCTGATTCGGCAACCTGTCAGTTCTTTTTCAATATGGAAGATAACCCGGCGTTGAACCCGTCAACCATGAATAAAAAATATATTGAACGAAGGAACAACACCAAAACCCGCAGGGGATATTGTGCTTTTGGTAAAGTCATTCGCGGGTGGGATACACTGGTCAAGATTCAAAGCGCCAAAACTACGCAAATGGGAAGATACACCGATGTGCCCGTCAATCCCGTCTATATCAAGAAAATCTATCGCGCCAAATAG
- the aroE gene encoding shikimate dehydrogenase, with translation MSGLYGIIGWPLGHTMSPTLHNWGFRQSGADAAYAAYPLEPDQIPDFMRRVRDEPFLGLSVTIPHKRTVMEFLDHMTDRAVRVGAVNTLYWDEGKLCGENTDVLGLIAPLRHMQPLPASAMILGAGGAARAAVVGFKELGIADIAIANRTGEKAEALAEEFSIRAVAWESRMEEEPALICNTTPLGMSGTMETFSPWDAKRFPAGCTVYDIVYNPLETRLLREAAAVGCGTVSGLEMFLHQGLAQFRLWTGKDMDEAGARALLLCALGQAPA, from the coding sequence ATGAGCGGTCTTTACGGTATTATCGGCTGGCCTCTGGGGCATACGATGAGTCCGACTTTGCATAACTGGGGGTTCAGGCAATCAGGGGCAGACGCGGCATATGCAGCCTACCCTCTGGAGCCGGATCAAATCCCTGATTTCATGCGACGGGTTCGGGATGAACCTTTCCTCGGGCTGAGTGTGACCATCCCGCACAAGCGGACGGTGATGGAATTTCTCGACCACATGACTGATCGAGCCGTGCGTGTCGGTGCCGTGAATACTCTGTATTGGGATGAGGGCAAGCTGTGTGGCGAGAACACGGATGTCCTCGGCCTTATTGCTCCTCTGCGTCACATGCAGCCGTTGCCAGCCTCGGCCATGATACTGGGAGCAGGGGGGGCTGCTCGGGCGGCTGTTGTCGGCTTCAAGGAATTGGGCATTGCGGATATCGCCATCGCCAACCGGACAGGGGAGAAAGCCGAGGCGCTTGCCGAGGAATTTTCCATCCGTGCCGTTGCCTGGGAATCCCGTATGGAAGAAGAACCCGCCCTGATTTGCAATACCACGCCGCTTGGTATGTCCGGGACTATGGAAACGTTTTCACCGTGGGATGCGAAACGTTTTCCTGCCGGATGCACAGTGTATGACATTGTTTATAATCCATTGGAAACGAGGCTCCTCAGAGAGGCTGCTGCAGTCGGATGCGGCACAGTGTCCGGGCTGGAAATGTTTCTGCATCAGGGATTGGCCCAGTTCCGTCTCTGGACGGGAAAAGACATGGATGAAGCCGGAGCCAGGGCGCTCTTGCTCTGTGCCCTCGGTCAGGCTCCGGCCTGA
- a CDS encoding ACP S-malonyltransferase — MTGKAILFPGQGSQEKGMGKDVAEHNAEALALWKLAESESCLPLREIYWDGEAEDMADTRALQPALTVANLSLWLTVRNKVTPVATAGHSLGEFAALAAAGVLGMEDAIKAVTLRGRLMAEAGQSGHGMVAIVKLPQGTVETIVESAIRETGRELRVANYNTPAQFVISGEKEALDIASAQVKESKGRAIALAVSGAFHSPLIQEAADDFACFLEGLAWEAPAFPVFHNATALPEPDADRVMDVMQRQMTSSVLWIQTLQAMYGTGVREFIEVGPKGVLSKMLKPNLKEMGDDWTGVAVGSLEKSEAL, encoded by the coding sequence ATGACTGGAAAAGCGATATTGTTTCCGGGACAGGGGTCTCAGGAAAAAGGCATGGGCAAGGATGTGGCGGAGCACAATGCAGAAGCTCTCGCGCTCTGGAAGTTGGCCGAGTCCGAATCCTGCCTGCCGTTGCGTGAAATCTACTGGGATGGGGAAGCTGAAGATATGGCCGACACACGAGCCTTGCAACCCGCCCTGACCGTGGCCAACCTTTCCCTGTGGCTGACTGTTCGTAACAAGGTGACGCCCGTGGCAACAGCCGGTCACAGTCTGGGAGAATTCGCTGCTCTGGCCGCTGCCGGTGTACTCGGCATGGAGGACGCGATCAAGGCAGTGACCCTTCGCGGCCGTCTCATGGCCGAGGCGGGTCAATCCGGGCATGGTATGGTCGCCATTGTCAAGCTTCCCCAGGGGACGGTTGAAACCATCGTTGAATCCGCCATCCGGGAGACCGGTAGGGAATTGCGTGTGGCCAACTACAATACCCCTGCCCAGTTTGTTATCAGCGGCGAGAAGGAAGCCCTGGACATTGCTTCAGCCCAGGTCAAAGAATCCAAGGGACGTGCCATAGCCCTTGCTGTTTCCGGTGCGTTTCACAGCCCGCTCATTCAGGAGGCGGCTGATGATTTTGCCTGTTTCCTCGAGGGGCTTGCCTGGGAAGCACCCGCCTTTCCTGTTTTTCACAATGCCACTGCCCTTCCTGAGCCTGACGCGGACAGGGTCATGGACGTCATGCAGCGGCAGATGACCTCGTCGGTGCTCTGGATTCAGACTCTTCAGGCCATGTATGGCACCGGCGTACGCGAGTTCATCGAAGTCGGTCCCAAGGGTGTGCTCTCCAAGATGCTCAAGCCCAATCTCAAGGAAATGGGCGATGACTGGACCGGCGTGGCAGTAGGGTCTCTCGAAAAGAGTGAAGCGCTTTAG
- a CDS encoding ATP-grasp domain-containing protein — protein sequence MNILMTSAGRRTSLLRFFQEAAHARGGSVHAGDMDGLAPALYLADHAIRLPRVTDTNYIPFLLDSVEKHAVSLVVPTIDTELTVFAESAPLFAAKGCRLLISSPRLISACRDKWNTSRVFGDLGVRVPRSWLPGQIDNADLPEKLFIKPRDGSASLDAYPVEKKDLSTMLDQVPNAIIQERITGREITIDALLDFDGRPIHFVPRIRVKTVGGESVQGTTIKEPGLNEWLESLLRIIGDMGGIGPMTMQAFLTDDEFVLFEINPRFGGGFPLGHAAGGLYPHWLMQMVAGEPVAPRLGEYTVGLSMTRSYTEVFTQEPQW from the coding sequence ATGAATATACTCATGACATCAGCCGGACGGCGCACTTCGCTTTTGCGCTTCTTTCAGGAAGCCGCCCATGCTCGCGGAGGTTCGGTCCACGCCGGGGATATGGACGGATTGGCCCCGGCGCTCTATCTGGCCGACCATGCAATCCGCCTGCCGCGTGTGACGGACACGAACTATATTCCTTTTCTACTCGACTCTGTTGAAAAACATGCTGTTTCGCTCGTGGTCCCGACCATTGATACCGAACTGACTGTTTTTGCCGAGTCCGCACCACTCTTTGCCGCCAAGGGATGCCGTCTGTTGATCTCCTCTCCCAGACTGATTTCCGCCTGCCGCGATAAATGGAACACCTCGCGGGTCTTCGGCGATCTGGGCGTGCGTGTTCCCCGCTCTTGGCTACCCGGCCAAATCGACAATGCCGACCTGCCGGAAAAGCTCTTTATCAAACCACGCGACGGCAGTGCCAGTCTCGATGCCTACCCCGTGGAGAAGAAAGACCTCTCCACCATGCTGGACCAAGTGCCAAACGCCATCATCCAGGAGCGGATCACAGGGCGTGAAATTACCATCGACGCCCTCCTCGATTTTGACGGTCGCCCCATTCACTTTGTCCCACGCATTCGCGTCAAGACCGTGGGTGGGGAATCTGTCCAGGGCACGACCATCAAGGAACCCGGCCTCAATGAATGGTTGGAATCCCTGCTCCGCATCATCGGTGACATGGGCGGGATCGGTCCCATGACCATGCAGGCCTTTCTCACGGATGACGAATTCGTCCTCTTCGAGATCAACCCGCGCTTCGGCGGGGGCTTTCCGCTGGGACACGCAGCAGGGGGACTATACCCGCACTGGCTGATGCAAATGGTGGCAGGGGAGCCTGTCGCCCCACGATTGGGCGAATACACCGTTGGCCTGTCCATGACCCGTTCCTATACAGAAGTTTTCACACAGGAGCCTCAGTGGTGA